In Streptomyces sp. 840.1, the DNA window TTCGGCAGCCACTGGTGGACCAGGTGCGCAAAGCGGTCGACGAGCTGGGCTACATACCGAACCATGCCGCCCGGACGCTGGTGACCCGGCGCAACGGAGCGGTCGCCGTGATCATCGACGAGCCCGAGGTCCGGATATTCTCGGACCCCTTCTTCTCCCAGCACATCCGTGGCATCAGCCGCGAACTCATCACGTATGACGCCCAGTTGGTGTTGCTCCTGGTGGAGGGAAGCGGGGATTTCGACCGGGTCACCCGTTATCTGGCCGGTGGCCACGTGGACGGAGTGCTGGCCTTCTCGCTGCACACGGACGACGAGCTGTCCGCGGTCATCAGCCGGTTCCGGGTGCCGACGGTGTACGGCGGGCGGCCCGGACGGCCGGGGGCGGCCTCCGGACTCGCGGTCCCCTATGTCGACTGCGACAACCGCGGCGGCGCCCGGGAGGCCGTACGCCATCTGGCCTCGCTCGGCCGCCGCCACATCGCGCACATCGCGGGCCCGCGCGACCAGACCTCGGCGCTGGACCGCATCGACGGCTACTTCGACGTGCTGCCCGACGGCGATCCCGCGCTCGTCGCGGACGGCGACTTCACCGCGGAGGGCGGCGCCCGCGCCATGGCCGGCCTGCTGGCGAGGCGGCCCGACCTGGACGCCGTCTTCGCCGCCAACGACCTGATGGCCTCGGGCGCCCTGCGGGTGCTGCGCGAGCACGGCAGGCGGGTGCCGCAGGACGTGGCGCTGGTCGGCTTCGACGACATGGAGTCGGTCGCCGAGACGACCGATCCGCCGTTGACGACGGTCCGTCAGGATGTGGTGAGCATGGGCAGGTTGATGGTCAAGCTGCTGATGGAACGGCTTGAGGACGGGACCGGCGACGCCGGTTCGGTGATCATGCCGACACAACTGGTCCGCCGCGCCTCGGCCTGATCCGCACGCCCCGCGGTCGCCGGGTGACCGGACCACGCCGCGGCGCCCCTCAGCCGGGCATTGCCCCCGCACGCCGCCGGGCCTCCGCCGCCCGGTGGGCCGCTCTCGCCCGGCGCGCCCGGGGCAGGTACCGCAGCCGCTCCGGCAGCACCGGTACGACCACCCGCGCCACGGCACAGAACCGCCGCAGGGCCCGCTCCTGCCCGTCCGTCCACTCCAGGCCGATCGCCTCGCGCGCGTCCCGGGGCATCAGCCCGATGGTGAGGAAGCGGCGGAACCGGGCCAGCGGCACCAGGAGCACCGGCCACAGCGCCCTGAGCAGCACCCGCAGGAGGAGGGGGCCCCGGTCCGGCGGCGGTACGGGGGTACGGGGGGCGACGAGCTCGTCGACGACGACGGTCCGCTCGATTTCCTCGGCCAGCATGGCGCGGTAGTAGGGCCAGAACTCCTCGATCGTCTGCGGCATGTCCCGGTCGTGGATCCCGAGCACCCGGCCCACCTGGAGCCACTCCCGGTACAGGGCCCGCTCCTGGTCCCCGTCGAGCGGGCGGATCAGATACCGCGCCGCGTGCCGGTACACCGGGAATCCCGTGGCGTGCACCCATGCGTAGTTCTCCGGCGACAGCGCGTGATAGGGGCGGCCCCGGGTGTCGGTGCCCTGGATGGTGCGGTGCAGCCGGCGGAGCCTGCGCCCCTCCTGCGCGGCCTCCGCTCCCCCGTACACCCAGAGCTGGAGCGAGCTCAGGGAACGCTCACCGCGTCCCCACGGGTCCGTACGGAAGACGGAGTGCTCGTCGACGCCCGCGCCGACCGCGGGATGGGCGACCTGGAGGGTGAGGGCGGCGGGCAGCATCAGCAGGGCCCGGACGTCACCGGACAGGCTCCACAGCACACCCCCGGGCGGGGGCGGTACGGGTTCCGGCTCGCTGCTCATTCGGTTCTCCCGGCGGTCTGCGGGCGCCCGGCCCGGCGACCGGTCCCCCTCGTGATCCAGTATGCGAGCGCTTCGTACGTCACGCGCACCGGCCCCGCCGCCCCTTGCCGCAGGCCCGCCCGTCGGCACTGTTGACGACCTCGTGAAACAAGTCAATAGTATTTGTAACTTTGACTCACGGCAGCAGACGGCCCCTCACATCCCTTTCGGATCAATGGAGTTGGACCGTCAACTGGAAAGCCGGTACCCGGACAGGGAGGGCGCACCATGGGCCGATACAGCCGTCTGCACGAGATTCGCCGGATGGATCCGGCGCGCGACTACGCCGAGATCCTCCGCCTGATCTCCCAGTACGAGTTCCCCTGGGACTACCGGCAGGGGGTGAGCGTCGCCTTCCTGCGGGATTACGGCATCCCCCGGATCTCCGTGCTCCTGGACCGGACCCAGGAGTTCGAACGGGCCGGGCAGAAGCGGTACGACGACACGGTGCTGATCGGGTACGAGATGGCCGCCGACGGATTCGACTCGGAGCGCGGGCGGGCGGCCGCGCGCCACCTCAACCGGATCCACGGCAAGTACCGGATACCCAACGAGGACTTCCTGTACGTCCTGGCGACCACCGTCGTCGGGCCGAAGCGCTGGATCGACCGCTTCGGCTGGCGCCCCCTGTGCCGGGTGGAGACCGAGGCGCTGACCGAGGTGGGCCGGAAGATGGCCGCGATGATGGGCATCGAGGACGCGCCGGACACCTACGAGGGGTTCGAGCGGCTGCTGGACTCCTACGAGGAGCGGATGTTCGCGTACGACCCGGCGAACCGGCGGGTCGCCAACGCCACGTTCCGGACCATGGCCGCCTGGTACCCCCGCCCACTGCGCCCGGTGATCGCACGCTTCTCGCTCGCCCTGCTGGACGAACCGCTGCTGCGAGCCCTCGGATTCCGCGCCCAGCCCCGCTGGGCCCGCTCGGCGGCCGCCGCATCGCTGCGGGCCCGCTCGCGGTGCGTGCGCCTCCTCCCGGCACGGCCCCGCTGGCTGCCCTCACGCCCGCAGCCGCGTTCCTACCCCTTCGGCTGGCGGCTGGACGACCTGGGCCCGCACTGGGCGGGCAGCCGCCCCCTGGAGCCGCTGCCCGACGAGACGGCTGCCGCCGCCTGAACCGTGCCGGGCGGCGGCGGGCGCCGCACCTCGGCGGCGCCGGCGACCGGGTCAGCCGACGGTCGCCGCGCTCGGCGAGTCGCCGGGGGCGGCGTCGGACGTGCTGGCGGTGAAGAGCTGAGCCAGCACGGTGTAGGCGGCGCCGGACGCGTGGTCGAACGGGCCCGTCGCGGTGAGTTCCAGCGTGGGGTGCGGCGTGGCGCTGTGGGCGTAATGACCGCGGAACACCTGTTCCGTGCGCGCCGTGAGCGCCGGAATGTTCATCTCCGGCGTGAACGCCATGACGACGCCCTCGGGGCCGAACATCTTGGCGGCGTTGGCCGCGGCGGCGCCGAGCCGGTCCGCAGCGCTCTCGATGACGTCATCGCCTCCGGCGAGGCCGTCCGGCGCCACCCCGCGCCTCTCCAGCTCGCGCTCGATTCCCCAGCGGCTCGACCAGGTCTCGAGGCAGTCCTGCGCTCCGCAGTGGCAGGGACGCTTACTGCCGGTGCCGACGCAGGAATGGGCGAATCCGCCCGCGGTGCCGTTGAAGCCGCGGTGAATGCTTCCGTTCACCACCACGGAGGCACCGAGGCTCTCCCCGACGCTGAAGATCACGAGGTTGCGGCCGCCGGGCCCTCCATCGAAGAGCAGCAGACCGGAAGCCACGGAGTTGACGTAGCTGTCGATGACGACCGGGGTGTCCATCAGGGACGCCAGCCGGCGCCGGAACGCGACGTTCTCCCAGCCCATCGAACCGCTGTGCCTCACTATCCCGCCCTGCTGGTCGACGACACCCGACACGGCGACCCCGACCCCGACGAGCGTGGCCGAGGCCCTGCTCGCGGTCGTGAGGCGCACCGCTCGGGCGATGGTGTCGGCCGCATCCTCGGGCCGCGTGGAGGTGAGCTGCTCCTGATGCGAGGCGACGACGTCGCCGCGCATGTTGACCAGCACCACATAGGCCTCGGTGCTCGACAGCCTGACCCCGGCGGCGAGCACTCCGTCACTGCTCAGATCGAGCAGCCGGGCGGGCCTGCCTCCGGTACTGCGGCCCGCCTCGGTCTCCGCGAGCAGCCCGGCGCCCAGCAATCGGGCCGTGATGCCGGTGACGGTGGCCGGGCTCAGCCCCGTCTCGACCGCGATCCGCGCTCTGGCGACGGGGCGGCGCACCCGCACGGCATCGAGGACCAGGGCTTCGTTGATCTCCCGGATCAGGGCTTTGCTCCCGGCGCGTGGCTTCATGACTGACGTTTCCTCCTAATGATCCAGCGGACAGGCGCCCCGTAGAGCGAGGCCCAGTGTAATTTATTCGGTCATTGACAGAAGTTATACGCTGGTTAGCTTCCACACCATGAATGACCACCTCGGAGCGGGTCAGGGGCATCGCCCCCAGGGCCCGCCCATCCGGATTCACCTGAGCGTCGCGCCCGCGGAACGGCGGGCGTTCTTCCCGGCGCCGACGCTCGGCGCGCTGGCCGCTCTCGGCGAGATCACCGAGAGCGAGCCGCTCGCGCTGCACACGCCCGACGAATTCGGCCGCGCCCTCGACGGTGTGCAGGTACTCGTGACCGCCTGGGGGTTCCCCCGGCTCGACGCCACCCGCCTCGCACTCGCCCCCGATCTGCGGTTCGTCATGCACGCCGCATCCTCGATCCACTGGCTGGTGGGCGACGACTTCTGGGCCACCGGTCTGCCCGTCTCGCAGGCGGGAGCGGCGATGGGTCCGGCTGTGGCGGAGCTCTCCCTCACGCTGACGCTGTCGCTGCTGCGTCGCACCCACCGCCTCGATCACGCCCTGCGGTCCGGCCAGGACTGGGACACGGCCAGGGAGACGGGGCGCGGGCGCGAGATCAGCGGGGCGCGCGTCGGCGTTGTCGGCGCGTCCCGCACCGGCCGTCACTACATCCGCATGTGCCGGGCGCTCGGCGCCGATGTACGCGTCCACGACCCCTACATCCCGCCCGGCGATCCACTCACCGAGCTCCGCACCGGGCTGGCCGAGCTGCTGGCCACCAGTGACGTCATCGCGGTGCACGCACCCGCCACCCCGGAGACCCACGGAATGATCGGTGCCGGGGAGATCGCGGCGATGCGGGACGGGGCGCTGCTCGTCAACACCGCCCGGCCCTCGGTGGTGGACATGGACGCGCTGTACGCGGAGGTCGCCTCGGGGCGGATCGACGCCGCGCTCGACGTGTTCGCCAGCGAGCCGCTGCCCGTCGACGACCGCTGGCGCGGCCTGCCGAACGCCCTGCTGACGCCGCACATCGCGGGCGCGACCGCGGACTCGCGCCGGCGCGCCGGGCGGATCGTCGTGGAGGAGATCCGCCGCCACCTGACGGGACAGCCTCTGGAACACGCACTTACGCGCGGCGACTTGGCGAGGATGGGATGACCCGGACCACGGCACGCAACGTCCTGCTGATCCACTGCCACGACCTCGGACGCTTCCTCGGGGCGTACGAGGTCCCCACGGTCGTCACCCCTCATCTGGACACCCTCGCCGCCGAGTCGGCGCTGTTCGAGTCGGCGTTCGCCACCGCACCGCACTGCAGCCCCGCCCGAGCCTCCCTCTTCACCGGCGCCTATCCGCAGACCAACGGCGTACTCGGCCTCACGCACGACCCGTTCGGATGGGACCTCACCGATCCGTCGGCCCACGTCGCGAGCAGGCTGGCGGCCGCCGGCTACACCACCGAACTGATCGGTGTGCACCACGAGTCCAGGGTGCTTCCGGACGAGATAGTCGCTGAACGGCTGGGGTTCGACCGGGTGCGTTCCGGCGGCGACCGGGACACGGTCGTCGAGCGGACCGTGGACGCCCTCGACCGGGCGGCCGTGTCGAACGCTCCCTTCTATCTTCAGGTCGGCTTCCACGAACCGCACCGCACGCCCGCGCGCGACGACCGCCCCGGCGTGATGGGCTTCCTCGGCGACACGGTGAGCCCGGACAGCTCCCTCGGGATCACCGTCCCCGCCTATCTCCAGGACGACGCGGGAGCCCGCGAGGAGATCGCCGAACTGCAGGGAGCCGTACGCCACATGGACGAGGGTGTCGGGCGGGTCCTGGCCCGCCTCGACGCGCTCGGCCTGAGCGACGACACCGTCGTGGTGTTCACCACCGACCACGGCCTGGCGCTGCCCGGCGCGAAGTGCACCCTCTACGACCCGGGCCTGGAAGTCGCCCTCCTCATCCGGGCGCCCGGTCGCGAGCAGTGGCCGGGGCGCCGCGTCGTACAGATGGCCAGCCATGTCGACGTACTGCCCACCCTGCTCGAACTCGTGGGCCTGCCCGCTCCCGTGGGCCTGCCGGGCACCAGCCTGGTGCCGGCCGTGGAGAGCGGCACGGTGCCGCGGACCCACACCTTCGGCCAGCTCACCCACCACATCTACTACGACCCCAAGCGTTCGGTCCGCTCCACCTCGCACAAGCTGGTCGTCAACTTTGCCAACGCCCCGCGTGCCATGGACCCCACGCAGTCCTGGGTGCGCCGCAGCCTCCCGGCCGACCTGCGGGGGCCCACGGTGGAGACCAGCCCGGTCGTCGAGCTGTACGACCTCGTGCGCGATCCCCACGAGCGTGACAACCGCGCCGATGACCCCGCATACGCCGGCGTTCGCGGCGAGCTCACCCTCGCGCTGTCGCAGTGGATGCGTGACGTCGACGACCCGCTGCTGACCTCCCCGCCCCTGCTGGGCCGCCATCAGGACGCCCTCACCGTGCTGGCCGGCGCCGCACCTCACGGCGGATCCGCCACTCCGCGCGACGCATCCACGACCGGCCCTCGCTCGCTCCCCGGCAAGGCCGTCGCACAACGAGAGAGAGAACGAGCATGAGCACACGACTGCTTCGCTGCGCGGCCGTCGCCGCGGCCGCCACTCTGACCGCCTCCGCCTGCTCGGCGTCGGGCGCCGGCGACGGCAGGTCCGAGGTCACGGTGTGGATGTACCCGGTCATCAAGGACGAGGCCGCGAGCAAGAAGTTCTGGGAGCGGACGGAGTCCACGTTCGAGAAGTCGCACCCGGACACCGACCTGAACATCGAACTCCAGACCTTCGACAAGCGCGACGCGCAGATCTCCGCCGCCCTCGCCGCGGGCACCGGCCCGGACATCGTGCTGATCACCCCCGACCAGGCCGCCACCTACAACAAGGTCCAGGGGCTGCTGCCCGTCGACGACGCCGTCGCCGCCCAGCGGGGCGCGTTCTTCCCCGAGACCCTCAAGGCCGCCACCATCGACGGCAAGCTGTACGGCGTACCGGTCTTCCAGAACATCAACAGCACCGCGTACAACACGAAGATATTCGCCGACGCCGGGCTCGCCCTCCCCAGAACCTGGGACGACGTGCGTAAGGCCGCGCCGGTGCTCGCCAAGAAGGGCATCGCCGTGATGGATTACGCCGGCAGCCCCGAGCAGACGCTGAACCTCTCCTTCTACCCCCTGCTCTGGCAGGCCGGTGGCCGGGTCTTCAGCGGCGACGGCAAGGACGTGGCCTTCGACTCCGCGGCGGGGGTCTCGGCCCTTCAGTTCCTCGTCGGCCTCAAGAAGGCGGGCGGCCTGCCCGCCGACGCCGCCACCGAAGGCCCCGCCGTGCAGGGCGCCCCCATAGCCGCCTCCAAGGTCGCCATGCGGCCAGTCACCTCCCTGCCGGAACTCGCCCAGATGCGGGCGGCGCTGGGCGCGAAGAACGTATCGCTCGGTCCGCCCCTCCAGGGCAGGGTCCGCGCGACCTACGGCAACCCCGGCCTGCTCTCCCTGACCTCCATAAACAAGGACGAGAACCGGGACGCCGCCTACGACGTGCTCGCCTACCTGAGCTCGCCCACGGTGCAGAAGTCACTCAACACGGCCGCGGGCAGCTTCCCCACCCGCACCGACGTCAAGGCACCCGACACCGGGCCTGACTACCAAGTGCTCAACGAAGCGCTTCAGTTCGCCAATCCCGGTGAGTCCTCGCCCGCCGCGCGCCAGGTGATGGCGGCGCTGGCGCCCAGCATCCAGGCGGCACTCGGCGGCGACCTCTCGCCGGAGAAGGCCCTGGACAAGGCGGCAGGGGAAGCACGCGAGCTGCTCTCCCGGTCCTGACACAGCCAGTGCGGTGAGTCCGGCGCCCACCCATGGAACCGGACTCACCGGCCCGTCTTCTCCACACCGATAGGTCGCCATGTCCGTGCACACCCCGAGCCATGTCTCGGAGCTTCGCAAGATCCCTCCCCCGGCAACCCCGGCCCCGTCCCCGGACGGTCTCTCGGCCCGTCGTCGGCTGAAGCGCCGGGAGGCGACGACGGGCATCCTGTTCGTCCTGCCGACGGTCGTCATCTTCGCCGTGTTCAAGTTCCTGCCCATCGCGGGTGCCGGTGCCATGAGCCTCACGCGCTACCGCCTCAACGGAGACGTGTCGTGGCTCGGGGCCGACAACTACACCCGCCTGTCCTCGGATCCGCTCTTCTGGAAGAGCCTCGGAGTGACTGCGACCTATGTACTGATATTCGTGCCGCTCATCATCCTGGTCTCCCTCGGCGGCGCCCTGCTCCTGAACAAACTCGTGCGATTCCAGGGCACGTTCCGGGCCGTGCTCTTCCTGCCGTATCTCAGTTCCTTCGTGATGGCCGGCATCATCTGGTCCTGGATCTTCGCCTCGGACGGACCGCTCAACGCCGCGCTCGGGGGGCTCGGCCCGGTGCCGTTCCTCTCCGGTGACCAACTACTCGTTCTCTCATGCCTCGCCCTGGTCTCGGTATGGAAGGGGTTCGGCTACTCGATGCTCGTCTTCCTCGCCGGCCTGAAGGCGCTGCCCGCCGAGGTGCACGAGGCGGCACGGCTGGACGGTGCGAGCAGCCGGCAGGCCTTCCTGCACGTGACGCTGCCACTGCTCAGGCCCGTGCTCTTCTTCGTCCTCGTGATCGAGACGATCACCGGCTTCCAGGTGTTCGACACCATCTACGTGATGACCGGCGGCGGCCCCAACCGGGCCAGCAGCAGCCTCATCTACTTCCTCTACGACGAGGGCTTCAAGTTCCTCGACTTCGGCTACGCGTCGGCGATCGGCATGGTCCTCTTCGCCATCGTGCTCGTCCTGTCCCTCGTACAGCGACGGTTCATCGAAGAGAAGGAGACCCCGTGACCACGCCGCCCGCCGCACTCGGCATCCGCCCGGACGCCCGCCCGCCCCGCAGGTGGCTGCCGGCCCTTGCCCTCACCGTGATCTCGCTGTTCACCGTCGGACCGCTGCTGGCAGTGATCGTGCTCGCGCTGTCGCCCGAGGACGCTCCCACCCTGCCGCAGGCGATCCCCGACTCACTGACCTTCGACAACATCACACGGGTCTTCGAAGTGGGTGACTTCCCCCGCTGGCTGCTCAACTCCTTCGTCTATTCCGTCGTCTCGGTCGTGGTCATCCTGCTCACGTCCTCCATGGCCGCATATGCCCTGGTGCGCAAACGGTTCCCCGGGCGCAACGCCCTGCTGTGGGCGATCGTCGCCACGCTGATGGTGCCGATGCAGGCCACCCTCATCCCGACGTTCATCCTCGTCGCACGCCTGGACGGGGTGAACACGCTGTGGGGACTGATCATGCCCACCCTGGCCAATGCTCAGGCCGTCTTCCTCATCCGGCAGTTCGTGCGTGATCTGCCCGACGAACTGTTCGACGCGGCGCGTATCGACGGCGCCGGCGAGTGGCGCACATTCACCCGGATCGTGTTGCCGCTGATCCGGCCCGTCCTCGCGACGCTCGCCATCTTCGTCTTCCTGTGGCACTGGAACGACCTGCTGTGGCCCCTGGTCGTGGGCCAGACGGACGAGGCGCGCACGCTGACAGTGGGACTCGCCACTCTGCACACGGAGACGGTGTCGACCGCGGGCATCATGTCCGCCGCCTGCATCAGCTTCCTTCCCTGCCTGGTGATCTTCGTGGTGCTGCAGCGGCACATCGTCGCCGGAGTCGTCTCGTCGGGGGTGAAGGGATGACGTCCGCATCGACGCCCCCGCCCCTGCGGCTCGGGCTCATCGGAGTCGACTCCCCGCACGCGCCGTCCTTCACACGCCTGTTCGGTGACGGCGTCACCGGCGCCGTGCCCGGCGCCACCGTGACAGCGGCCTGGAAGGGGGTGGCGGCCGCAGACTTCCCCCTCGGAGGCGACCGCGTCGATGCCCTGGCCCGCGAGGTGACGGAGCTCGGAGTTCCCCTGTGCTCCACCCCCGACGAGGTCGCCGAGCGCTGCGACGCGCTGTTGATCGTCGCCGCCGACGCCCGCACCCACCCCGGTTACTTCACCCGGCTCGCGCCGTTCGGCAAGCCCGTCTACGTCGACACACGATTCGCCCTCGCGCTCCGCGACGCCCGCGCGATGCTGGCCACGGCGCGTCGCCACGCCTGCCTGCCCCTGGCCGGCTCACCGAAACGGTTCACGCCCGAGTTCCGGCAGGCCCTCGGCTCCGGCGACGTCGACCGGCTCGACCTGACGGGTCCCCTGCCCACCCAGCCCGGCCACCCGTTCCTGGCCTGGTACGGGGTACACCTGGTGGATCTGGCGGTCGCGGCCCTCGGGCCGGAATGCGTCGAGGTCGACGCCACGGACGCCGGGCGCACGAAACTGACCTGGGCCGACGGACGGATCGCGACCCTCGGCGGCGACACGGAGTGGTCACCGTTGACGACCGGGCACGTCAACGGCCGGGGCGGCGGGCCCACGTTCGCCATCGAGGCCGGACCGGCCATGCTGACCGGGCTGCTCACGTCGATCGTCGAGAGCTGCCGGACGGGCGTCCCGAACGTCCCCGGGTCCGAAGTGCTCGCCATCGTGGCCATCGTCGAGGCGGCCCACCGCAGCCGTTCGGCCGGCGCACCGGTGACGATCCCCCGCCGGCCCGAGGAGGCCCTCCCGTGACCGGTAACGCCTCGTGCTGCGCCGCGAGCCGGGCGGCCGGGGCGCAGCCACCGCCGGCGCCGGGGCCCCGGCCGGCCACGCGCGACCTCGACGGACCTCCGGAACCGTCGTACAACGGCATGGCTCTGCTGCCCGGCGGCAGCTTCCTGATGGGGACCGACGACGGCCGGGGCTACCCGGCCGACGGTGAGGGACCGGTGCGGGAGGTCGAACTGCCCCCCTTCCGTATCGACACGACGGCGGTGACGAACGCCGCGTTCGCCGAGTTCACCGGGGCGACCGGCTGGATCACACTGGCGGAGCGCTTCGGCACCTCCTTCGTGTTCGCCGCGTTCCTGCCCGAGCACCCGCGCGGAGCGCGTCCGGTGCCGGGGACTCCGTGGTGGTACCAGGTGCCGGGCGCGGACTGGCGCAGGCCCGAGGGCCCCGGCTCGGGACTGGCCGGCCGGATGGACCACCCGGTGGTCCACGTCACCTGGCGGGACGCCCGCGCCTATGCCAGATGGGTGGGCAAGCGGCTGCCCACCGAGGCCGAGTGGGAGTACGCGGCCCGCGGCGGTCTGGTCCAGGCCCGCTATCCGTGGGGCGACGAGCGCGAACCCGGCGGTGTGCACCGGATGAACGTGTGGCAGGGCGAGTTCCCCATCCGCGACAGCGACGCGGACGGCTACCTGGGCACCGCTCCGGCGAACGCGTTCGAACCCAACGGGTACGGCCTGTACAACACCTGCGGCAACGTATGGGAGTGGTGCTCCGACTGGTTCCACCCCAGCTGGCACGCCACCGGTCCGCGGACCGCTCCGGCCGGGCCGCCGAGGGGTGAGCGCAAGGTGATGCGCGGCGGCTCCTACCTCTGCCACGAGAGCTACTGCTTCCGCTACCGCGTGGACGCACGCAGTTCCAACACACCCGACAGCAGCTCCGGCAACATCGGATTCCGCTGCGTCGCCGGCACCGGCTGAGCGGCGGCCCGGTAGGCGTCAGCCGAGGCGGGTCACGGAGACGGAGTCGTCGTACACGTCGACGACCGAGACACCCGTGGGGTAGTCGCGGCCCTTCGCGGGGTTCCACGACGGCCGGTAGATCCCGGTCTTGAAGTAGGGCTCGTTCGGCTGGTGGTAGTTGTTCTCGCCCGAGTCGTCCACGAGCTGGGTGCCGTTGCGGCACACCCGCAGCGCCCCTGGATGGGTGGGGGTGGACCAGTCGATGTCGAAGGTCCAGTTGTTCCAGACGCCGCGCGTGACCGGGCCCAGGGAGTACGCCCGCCGCACGGGGGTGGTGTCGTCCGGGTCCGCCAGGTTGAACACGCTGAGCAGCCACTCGGAGTTGCGCACCGAAAGGGCGATGGGCGGGTTGGTGTCCGAACCGTCGGACAGTGGTTTGCCGTGCCACTGGGCGAGGATCGTGTCGTAGTTGGACCATTCCCAGTCGGCGGGCAGGAAGTCGGAGAAGCTGAACCGGTAGGCGCCGTAGCCCACCGCGTCGTTCGCCACCTCGGACCGCCACGACTTCCCGTCCCCGGGGACGGTGAACCGGCCGGAGCCGCTCCCGTCCAGGACGGGTGAGGTGGCCGCCCTGATGGAAGCGGTGGCATCGGCGCCGTCGTAGCGGTGCTTCACGAAGCCGAAGTCGGGGGCCGTTCCCTCGAATCCGTCGCTGAAGACGGTTGTCCCGTTGACGGGGTCGGCGCAGCCGGCCGGAAGGGCCGATGCCTGTCCGGATGCGCCGTCGGCGGGCGGTGCCAGGGCGAGCGTGCCCCCGACGAGGACGGCGACGCAGCCGAACCCCGCGCTGCGCGAATTGCGGTGGCCCTTCGCCCGGCGCGTGCCGTCCGGGCCCGGAGTGGTGGCAGTGGGCGTGATTGTCATGGAGCTCTCTTTCCACGAGGTGCGCAGGGTACGGGCCCGTTGCGGCGGTGAACCGGCGC includes these proteins:
- a CDS encoding extracellular solute-binding protein; protein product: MSTRLLRCAAVAAAATLTASACSASGAGDGRSEVTVWMYPVIKDEAASKKFWERTESTFEKSHPDTDLNIELQTFDKRDAQISAALAAGTGPDIVLITPDQAATYNKVQGLLPVDDAVAAQRGAFFPETLKAATIDGKLYGVPVFQNINSTAYNTKIFADAGLALPRTWDDVRKAAPVLAKKGIAVMDYAGSPEQTLNLSFYPLLWQAGGRVFSGDGKDVAFDSAAGVSALQFLVGLKKAGGLPADAATEGPAVQGAPIAASKVAMRPVTSLPELAQMRAALGAKNVSLGPPLQGRVRATYGNPGLLSLTSINKDENRDAAYDVLAYLSSPTVQKSLNTAAGSFPTRTDVKAPDTGPDYQVLNEALQFANPGESSPAARQVMAALAPSIQAALGGDLSPEKALDKAAGEARELLSRS
- a CDS encoding hydroxyacid dehydrogenase: MNDHLGAGQGHRPQGPPIRIHLSVAPAERRAFFPAPTLGALAALGEITESEPLALHTPDEFGRALDGVQVLVTAWGFPRLDATRLALAPDLRFVMHAASSIHWLVGDDFWATGLPVSQAGAAMGPAVAELSLTLTLSLLRRTHRLDHALRSGQDWDTARETGRGREISGARVGVVGASRTGRHYIRMCRALGADVRVHDPYIPPGDPLTELRTGLAELLATSDVIAVHAPATPETHGMIGAGEIAAMRDGALLVNTARPSVVDMDALYAEVASGRIDAALDVFASEPLPVDDRWRGLPNALLTPHIAGATADSRRRAGRIVVEEIRRHLTGQPLEHALTRGDLARMG
- a CDS encoding sulfatase, producing the protein MTRTTARNVLLIHCHDLGRFLGAYEVPTVVTPHLDTLAAESALFESAFATAPHCSPARASLFTGAYPQTNGVLGLTHDPFGWDLTDPSAHVASRLAAAGYTTELIGVHHESRVLPDEIVAERLGFDRVRSGGDRDTVVERTVDALDRAAVSNAPFYLQVGFHEPHRTPARDDRPGVMGFLGDTVSPDSSLGITVPAYLQDDAGAREEIAELQGAVRHMDEGVGRVLARLDALGLSDDTVVVFTTDHGLALPGAKCTLYDPGLEVALLIRAPGREQWPGRRVVQMASHVDVLPTLLELVGLPAPVGLPGTSLVPAVESGTVPRTHTFGQLTHHIYYDPKRSVRSTSHKLVVNFANAPRAMDPTQSWVRRSLPADLRGPTVETSPVVELYDLVRDPHERDNRADDPAYAGVRGELTLALSQWMRDVDDPLLTSPPLLGRHQDALTVLAGAAPHGGSATPRDASTTGPRSLPGKAVAQRERERA
- a CDS encoding ROK family protein gives rise to the protein MKPRAGSKALIREINEALVLDAVRVRRPVARARIAVETGLSPATVTGITARLLGAGLLAETEAGRSTGGRPARLLDLSSDGVLAAGVRLSSTEAYVVLVNMRGDVVASHQEQLTSTRPEDAADTIARAVRLTTASRASATLVGVGVAVSGVVDQQGGIVRHSGSMGWENVAFRRRLASLMDTPVVIDSYVNSVASGLLLFDGGPGGRNLVIFSVGESLGASVVVNGSIHRGFNGTAGGFAHSCVGTGSKRPCHCGAQDCLETWSSRWGIERELERRGVAPDGLAGGDDVIESAADRLGAAAANAAKMFGPEGVVMAFTPEMNIPALTARTEQVFRGHYAHSATPHPTLELTATGPFDHASGAAYTVLAQLFTASTSDAAPGDSPSAATVG
- a CDS encoding LacI family DNA-binding transcriptional regulator; translation: MPRPIPDASRDARPTLEAVAALAGVSRATASRVVNGGAGVRQPLVDQVRKAVDELGYIPNHAARTLVTRRNGAVAVIIDEPEVRIFSDPFFSQHIRGISRELITYDAQLVLLLVEGSGDFDRVTRYLAGGHVDGVLAFSLHTDDELSAVISRFRVPTVYGGRPGRPGAASGLAVPYVDCDNRGGAREAVRHLASLGRRHIAHIAGPRDQTSALDRIDGYFDVLPDGDPALVADGDFTAEGGARAMAGLLARRPDLDAVFAANDLMASGALRVLREHGRRVPQDVALVGFDDMESVAETTDPPLTTVRQDVVSMGRLMVKLLMERLEDGTGDAGSVIMPTQLVRRASA
- a CDS encoding oxygenase MpaB family protein; protein product: MGRYSRLHEIRRMDPARDYAEILRLISQYEFPWDYRQGVSVAFLRDYGIPRISVLLDRTQEFERAGQKRYDDTVLIGYEMAADGFDSERGRAAARHLNRIHGKYRIPNEDFLYVLATTVVGPKRWIDRFGWRPLCRVETEALTEVGRKMAAMMGIEDAPDTYEGFERLLDSYEERMFAYDPANRRVANATFRTMAAWYPRPLRPVIARFSLALLDEPLLRALGFRAQPRWARSAAAASLRARSRCVRLLPARPRWLPSRPQPRSYPFGWRLDDLGPHWAGSRPLEPLPDETAAAA
- a CDS encoding oxygenase MpaB family protein, whose translation is MSSEPEPVPPPPGGVLWSLSGDVRALLMLPAALTLQVAHPAVGAGVDEHSVFRTDPWGRGERSLSSLQLWVYGGAEAAQEGRRLRRLHRTIQGTDTRGRPYHALSPENYAWVHATGFPVYRHAARYLIRPLDGDQERALYREWLQVGRVLGIHDRDMPQTIEEFWPYYRAMLAEEIERTVVVDELVAPRTPVPPPDRGPLLLRVLLRALWPVLLVPLARFRRFLTIGLMPRDAREAIGLEWTDGQERALRRFCAVARVVVPVLPERLRYLPRARRARAAHRAAEARRRAGAMPG